A genomic stretch from Alteribacter keqinensis includes:
- the hisG gene encoding ATP phosphoribosyltransferase → MPKGRIFEEAVSLLRQAGYDLPPEFDDSRKLILDVPKANMRFILSKPMDVPTYVEHGVADVGVAGKDVMIEEKRDVYEVLDLKISACYMAVAALPSYDSKADIAPKIATKYPKLAAGYFREQGEQVEIIKLNGSIELAPLVGLADRIVDIVSTGRTLKENGLVETETMMPITSRFIVNPVSYRMKAGQIDDMIERLARVVEGGSGQ, encoded by the coding sequence ATGCCAAAAGGACGCATCTTTGAAGAAGCGGTCTCTCTTCTGAGACAGGCGGGATACGACCTGCCGCCGGAATTTGATGATTCCCGGAAACTCATTCTTGACGTACCGAAAGCCAACATGCGCTTTATTTTATCCAAACCGATGGACGTGCCCACCTACGTGGAACACGGCGTAGCTGATGTGGGAGTAGCCGGAAAGGACGTCATGATCGAAGAAAAGCGTGACGTATACGAAGTACTCGACCTGAAGATCAGCGCCTGTTATATGGCTGTCGCCGCTCTCCCAAGCTACGATTCAAAGGCGGACATTGCACCTAAAATCGCAACAAAATATCCGAAACTCGCTGCCGGATACTTCCGCGAGCAGGGGGAACAGGTGGAAATCATCAAGCTGAACGGCTCGATTGAGCTTGCTCCTCTCGTAGGTCTTGCCGACCGGATCGTTGACATCGTCTCCACCGGCCGCACATTGAAAGAAAACGGCCTCGTGGAAACGGAAACGATGATGCCGATCACGTCACGCTTTATCGTCAACCCTGTAAGCTACCGGATGAAAGCCGGCCAGATCGATGACATGATCGAACGTCTCGCCCGTGTCGTTGAAGGAGGGAGCGGCCAGTGA